One Natrinema halophilum genomic window carries:
- a CDS encoding DEAD/DEAH box helicase, whose translation MTDGDVAAFTHLGATVRGALSERGFSQPTAPQRLAIPPLSAGENTLVIAPTGSGKTETAMLPVFDHLLADDGPPEGFGALYVTPLRALNRDMRERLEWWGDYLDLEVDVRHGDTTQYQRGKQAENPPDVLVTTPETLQAMLTGERLREALADVSHVVIDEVHELAASKRGAQLAVGLERLRDLAGPFQRIGLSATVGDPSEVGQFLTGGRPCEIREIDVGSNVDVTVREPEVTEEDERLAGELMTEPDTASHVRLIRDLVDENESTLIFVNTRQTAEALGSRFTELDLPIGIHHGSLSKEARIDVEDRFKAGELDGLLCTSSMELGIDVGQVDHVIQYKSPRQVTRLLQRIGRAGHRQDEVSSGTIVATRPDDTFEALAIARRARDGEVEPAAIHEGSLDVVANQLPAVVQSRGNTNVDEAVETVTRAYPFRNVPEATVREILSELHRNRIVWFDEGEDRIETTGGTWQYVYANLSMIPDEETYEVHDIASGGQIGTLDERFVVNFARPGEVFIQRGEMWRIAEIDDDEGRVKVSPIEDPAGEVPTWIGQEIPVPAAVAGEVGDIRGVAEPQLRAGADAAAVGRDLAHRYPADEHTLTEACTQLERQIDADAPMPTADRLVLERQGRSIVCNAPFGHMANETLGRILSALLGQRAGSSVGLETDPYRIELEVPNSIATSDVIEVIEETDPDHVEAIVELGLKRSDALAFRLAQVSAKFGALKRWQGQGSGRLSNDRLLSALEDTPMYEEAIREVFHEDLDVERASKILEAIQTGDLELVTHRGRTPVGRGGRSSGQELLAPENADASVIETVRERIQNDRVILLCTHCTEWKVKTVVKRVADQPECPECGSTRIASLNPWADEVVQAVRAEEKDEEQRTMTERAFRSASLVQSHGKQAVIAMAARGVGPHNAARIINKLRENEDEFYRDILTKEREYARTQAFWD comes from the coding sequence ATGACTGACGGGGACGTCGCGGCCTTTACGCACCTCGGAGCGACGGTTCGCGGTGCGCTCTCCGAACGCGGCTTCTCGCAGCCAACGGCACCCCAGCGACTGGCGATTCCGCCACTTTCGGCTGGCGAGAACACGCTCGTGATCGCACCCACCGGGAGCGGGAAGACCGAGACGGCGATGTTGCCCGTCTTCGATCACCTGCTCGCCGACGACGGCCCGCCGGAGGGGTTCGGTGCACTGTACGTCACCCCGCTCCGGGCGCTCAACCGCGACATGCGCGAGCGCCTCGAGTGGTGGGGCGACTACCTCGACCTCGAGGTCGACGTTCGCCACGGCGATACGACCCAGTATCAGCGGGGAAAACAGGCCGAAAATCCGCCGGACGTCCTGGTAACGACGCCCGAAACGTTGCAAGCGATGCTCACCGGTGAACGGCTTCGCGAGGCGCTCGCGGACGTGTCGCACGTCGTGATCGACGAAGTCCACGAACTCGCCGCGTCGAAACGGGGTGCGCAGTTGGCGGTCGGTCTGGAGCGGCTCCGGGATCTCGCCGGGCCGTTCCAGCGGATCGGGCTCTCGGCGACGGTCGGCGACCCGTCCGAAGTCGGTCAGTTCCTGACGGGGGGACGGCCGTGCGAGATTCGCGAAATCGACGTCGGGAGCAACGTGGACGTGACGGTCCGCGAACCAGAGGTGACCGAGGAAGACGAGCGTCTGGCCGGCGAGCTCATGACCGAGCCGGACACGGCCAGTCACGTTCGCCTGATACGTGATCTCGTCGACGAAAACGAGTCGACGCTGATTTTCGTCAACACTCGCCAGACCGCGGAAGCGCTTGGCTCGCGATTCACGGAACTCGATCTGCCGATCGGCATCCATCACGGGTCGCTCTCGAAGGAAGCCCGAATCGACGTCGAGGATCGGTTCAAAGCCGGCGAGCTTGACGGACTGCTGTGTACGTCCTCGATGGAACTCGGGATCGACGTGGGACAGGTCGACCACGTGATCCAGTACAAAAGCCCCAGGCAGGTCACCAGGCTGCTGCAGCGGATCGGCCGCGCGGGCCACCGCCAGGACGAGGTTTCGAGCGGGACGATCGTCGCGACGCGACCGGACGATACGTTCGAGGCCCTTGCGATCGCCCGTCGCGCCCGCGACGGCGAAGTCGAACCGGCAGCGATCCACGAGGGCAGCCTGGACGTGGTCGCGAACCAGTTGCCGGCCGTCGTCCAGAGCCGCGGGAACACGAACGTCGACGAAGCCGTCGAAACCGTGACGCGGGCGTACCCGTTCCGAAACGTCCCCGAGGCGACCGTTCGGGAGATACTCTCGGAACTCCATCGAAATCGGATCGTCTGGTTCGACGAAGGCGAGGACCGGATCGAAACGACGGGCGGTACCTGGCAGTACGTGTACGCAAATCTCTCGATGATCCCGGACGAGGAGACCTACGAGGTTCACGACATCGCCTCGGGAGGGCAAATCGGCACGCTCGACGAGCGGTTCGTCGTCAACTTCGCCCGGCCGGGAGAGGTGTTCATCCAGCGCGGCGAGATGTGGCGGATCGCCGAAATCGACGACGATGAGGGCCGGGTCAAGGTAAGCCCCATCGAGGATCCCGCGGGCGAAGTCCCGACCTGGATCGGGCAGGAGATTCCCGTTCCCGCCGCGGTCGCGGGAGAGGTCGGCGACATCCGCGGGGTCGCGGAACCGCAACTTCGAGCGGGAGCCGACGCCGCTGCGGTCGGTCGGGACCTCGCCCACCGGTACCCGGCAGACGAGCACACGCTCACGGAAGCGTGTACGCAACTCGAGCGTCAGATCGACGCCGACGCGCCGATGCCGACGGCCGATCGACTCGTTCTCGAGCGACAGGGTCGGTCGATCGTCTGCAACGCACCCTTCGGTCACATGGCCAACGAGACGCTCGGTCGAATCCTCTCCGCGCTGCTGGGCCAGCGTGCGGGATCCTCGGTCGGCCTCGAGACCGACCCCTATCGGATCGAACTCGAGGTGCCGAACTCGATCGCGACGAGCGACGTGATCGAAGTCATCGAGGAGACCGATCCCGATCACGTCGAGGCGATCGTCGAACTCGGGCTCAAGCGCTCGGACGCGCTCGCCTTTCGACTGGCGCAGGTATCCGCGAAATTCGGCGCGCTCAAACGCTGGCAGGGACAGGGGTCGGGCCGTCTCTCGAACGATCGGTTGCTATCGGCGCTCGAGGACACGCCGATGTACGAGGAGGCGATCCGGGAGGTGTTCCACGAGGACCTGGACGTCGAGCGCGCGAGTAAGATACTCGAGGCGATCCAGACTGGCGATCTCGAACTGGTGACCCACCGCGGTCGCACCCCGGTCGGTCGGGGCGGTCGGTCGTCCGGTCAGGAACTGCTTGCACCGGAAAACGCGGACGCGAGCGTCATCGAGACGGTTCGAGAGCGGATTCAGAACGATCGCGTCATCCTGCTCTGTACCCACTGTACGGAGTGGAAGGTGAAGACGGTGGTCAAGCGGGTTGCCGACCAGCCCGAGTGTCCGGAGTGTGGGTCGACTCGGATCGCCTCGCTGAATCCGTGGGCCGACGAAGTCGTTCAGGCAGTCCGCGCCGAGGAGAAAGACGAGGAACAGCGGACGATGACCGAACGCGCGTTTCGCAGTGCGAGCCTCGTCCAGAGCCACGGCAAGCAGGCCGTGATCGCGATGGCGGCCCGCGGCGTCGGCCCGCACAACGCCGCGCGAATCATCAACAAGCTTCGCGAGAACGAAGACGAGTTCTATCGGGACATCCTTACGAAAGAACGCGAGTACGCCCGAACGCAGGCGTTCTGGGACTGA
- a CDS encoding polysaccharide deacetylase family protein → MKRRTYLSAAFATALAGCSSSEESDGEGPDAEQRSNENGTAVAFDDFENLDAWDAPLGTLSADESRTYTGSQSAKLESGSDNQFRIVRELSEPADLSGMRPCLAVSTEHEADMVVQLLDEDENRMVFRQQVHRGTPLVQTNFGVDTVDGEPDMSAISEVQLLRWTGDDDKGAVWVDDLRFVSTPDVGKVMLQFDGGYETDYTHALPVLQEYDYPAVSFITPGRVREDERATGDHLLREQLDELADAGWTIASHSMHGLDLTSLSDRDPESEIRDATEWLEDEGFEDGAQYFAYPQGMYNGDTLEFVAEHHDLAFAGLYPSQGFATNPHLCSRVDGPDAGTAQSMLDLTAEVGGITSLAFGQLDDGSRSALAETIGHLNELESAGDLEVIGPSEMAESFVR, encoded by the coding sequence ATGAAACGACGAACGTATCTCAGCGCCGCTTTCGCGACTGCTCTTGCGGGCTGTTCAAGTTCCGAAGAATCGGACGGCGAAGGCCCAGACGCCGAGCAGCGGTCGAACGAAAACGGTACCGCCGTCGCGTTCGACGACTTCGAAAATCTGGACGCGTGGGACGCGCCGCTCGGAACGCTCTCCGCGGACGAGTCGCGAACGTACACCGGATCGCAATCCGCAAAGCTCGAGTCGGGTTCTGACAACCAGTTCAGGATCGTTCGAGAGCTGTCCGAGCCGGCCGACCTCTCCGGAATGCGCCCCTGTCTGGCGGTATCGACGGAGCACGAGGCGGATATGGTCGTTCAGCTACTCGACGAGGACGAAAATCGAATGGTCTTTCGACAGCAGGTTCACCGCGGAACGCCGCTCGTGCAAACCAATTTCGGCGTCGATACAGTCGACGGCGAACCCGATATGAGTGCGATCAGTGAAGTCCAACTCCTCCGCTGGACCGGCGACGACGATAAAGGAGCGGTGTGGGTCGACGATCTCCGGTTCGTCTCTACCCCCGACGTCGGGAAGGTCATGCTTCAATTCGATGGCGGCTACGAAACCGACTATACGCACGCTCTCCCGGTTCTCCAGGAGTACGACTATCCCGCCGTCTCGTTTATCACACCGGGACGGGTTCGCGAGGACGAACGTGCCACGGGCGACCACCTCCTCCGCGAACAGCTCGACGAACTCGCTGACGCCGGCTGGACGATCGCAAGTCACTCGATGCACGGCCTCGATCTCACCAGCCTGTCGGATCGCGACCCGGAGTCGGAAATCCGCGACGCCACGGAGTGGCTCGAGGACGAAGGGTTCGAGGACGGAGCGCAGTATTTCGCCTATCCGCAGGGAATGTACAACGGGGACACGCTCGAATTCGTCGCGGAACACCACGATCTCGCGTTCGCCGGACTCTATCCATCCCAGGGTTTCGCGACGAATCCGCACCTCTGCTCCCGGGTCGACGGTCCGGACGCCGGCACGGCGCAGTCGATGCTCGATCTCACCGCCGAGGTGGGCGGCATCACGTCGCTAGCGTTCGGACAACTCGACGACGGATCTCGATCCGCACTGGCGGAAACGATCGGCCACCTCAACGAACTCGAGTCCGCCGGCGACCTCGAGGTCATCGGGCCGTCGGAGATGGCCGAGTCGTTCGTTCGCTGA
- a CDS encoding protein sorting system archaetidylserine decarboxylase: MNIAPGGWKYAVVPLLAAPFALLISVTASLVALAVGAATLAFFRDPDRTPPPTGVVSPADGTVSVLREEGDRVRLGVFMNVWHVHVVRSPFAGRVTDVEHVSGANRPAFSKESDRNERVHVRFETESPNLPADGDGTAASSVTESPNEVVSESAAEAADDGEPSLETDIRTANPNSAVAESDAEVTLIAGAFARRIHPYAEPEDDVERGERIGHIAFGSRVDILFPQTVGKADVAVDIGDSMTAGETVVLESPAGTFDGEFTLDSSADDRDP, encoded by the coding sequence ATGAACATCGCGCCGGGTGGTTGGAAGTACGCCGTCGTTCCCCTGCTTGCCGCCCCGTTTGCCCTCCTCATCAGCGTCACGGCGAGTCTCGTGGCGCTCGCGGTCGGCGCCGCCACTCTCGCGTTCTTCCGCGACCCCGACCGTACTCCCCCGCCGACCGGCGTCGTCTCGCCCGCCGACGGGACCGTCTCAGTCCTCCGCGAAGAGGGAGACCGGGTTCGCCTGGGAGTATTCATGAACGTCTGGCACGTTCACGTCGTCCGTTCGCCTTTCGCGGGACGCGTCACCGACGTCGAGCACGTCTCTGGTGCGAATCGTCCTGCCTTCTCGAAGGAATCCGACCGAAACGAGCGTGTTCACGTTCGCTTCGAGACTGAGTCTCCGAATTTGCCCGCTGACGGTGACGGAACGGCGGCGTCGAGTGTGACCGAAAGCCCGAACGAAGTCGTGAGCGAGAGCGCGGCAGAGGCCGCTGACGATGGTGAACCGTCTCTCGAAACCGACATCCGCACCGCAAACCCGAATTCGGCCGTGGCGGAATCCGATGCCGAGGTAACGCTGATCGCCGGTGCATTCGCCCGTCGCATCCATCCATACGCCGAACCTGAAGATGACGTCGAGCGAGGCGAGCGAATCGGACACATCGCGTTCGGCAGCCGCGTCGACATCCTCTTTCCGCAAACGGTGGGCAAAGCGGACGTCGCCGTCGACATCGGCGATTCGATGACGGCAGGGGAGACGGTGGTCCTCGAGTCGCCAGCCGGAACGTTCGACGGCGAGTTCACCCTCGACTCGAGTGCGGACGACCGGGATCCGTAG
- a CDS encoding DUF7344 domain-containing protein, producing MNRTNGSRMEAACSLLAESERRFLLYQLAEDRSANLEDLVAQVATWELDIHDVAIDKETRQSVYVSLVHNHLPRLADYDIIEYDLRSGDIVLDDGFDDIKPLLEQFRQTEDEPEIRERAPL from the coding sequence ATGAACCGGACAAACGGCAGCCGAATGGAAGCGGCTTGTTCACTTCTCGCGGAATCCGAGCGGCGGTTTCTCCTCTACCAACTCGCGGAAGACCGGTCTGCAAACCTCGAGGACCTCGTCGCACAGGTCGCGACCTGGGAACTCGACATCCACGACGTGGCGATCGATAAGGAAACGAGACAGAGCGTGTACGTCTCGTTGGTGCACAACCACCTGCCACGACTCGCGGATTACGATATCATCGAATACGATCTGCGAAGCGGCGATATCGTGTTAGATGACGGATTCGACGACATCAAACCCCTGCTCGAGCAGTTCAGACAGACCGAGGACGAACCCGAAATTCGCGAACGAGCACCGCTCTGA
- a CDS encoding reverse transcriptase-like protein: MAAHGRPALRDLFDESPTPHIAHPPRTHHRDFYVATDGSFRDSGGGLGAVIETRDGTRVARVATDDTPPDNNVAEYRALHLGLDVLAARAPRDAAVGVLIDHDALASNVNNAILATRHPDGKSPRPVSVPAATRYHWRGIQARLSGFSEVRAARIDSDQNPAHPLANAPNQYRHVNREPDRCVLPETPEATPTEFPPPSRADRNGGGRASD; encoded by the coding sequence ATGGCCGCTCACGGCCGGCCCGCACTGCGGGATCTGTTCGACGAGTCGCCCACACCACACATCGCCCACCCCCCTCGAACCCATCATCGTGACTTCTACGTCGCCACCGACGGGTCGTTCCGAGACTCGGGCGGTGGGCTGGGCGCCGTGATCGAAACGCGCGACGGAACCCGCGTTGCACGGGTCGCAACCGATGACACGCCGCCTGACAACAACGTCGCCGAGTATCGGGCGTTGCACCTCGGTCTGGACGTCCTCGCTGCGCGTGCGCCGCGGGACGCCGCAGTCGGCGTTCTCATCGACCACGACGCACTCGCGAGCAACGTCAACAACGCGATCCTCGCCACGCGACATCCGGACGGCAAGTCTCCCCGGCCGGTTTCGGTTCCCGCGGCGACCCGGTATCACTGGCGCGGGATTCAGGCCCGACTCAGCGGGTTCAGCGAGGTACGCGCCGCCCGTATCGACAGCGATCAGAATCCTGCCCATCCCCTCGCGAATGCACCGAACCAATATCGCCACGTCAATCGCGAGCCCGACCGGTGTGTCCTTCCAGAGACCCCCGAAGCGACCCCGACAGAGTTCCCGCCCCCGTCCCGAGCCGACCGCAACGGGGGCGGCCGCGCCTCGGACTGA
- a CDS encoding DUF2240 family protein yields the protein MSLRVAVAAPFIQNGTRRLKENEFVVALSLDRDWFSPDQSKRLIDVATRDGLLERNGDGLTVTFDPASVTVPEEFVPDEDLLQERSAFERVLDSLVADGMEKHEAVGAINTLQQDLGLTIEAAAVVYARREGLAIDDLAPIAREAILEAEDG from the coding sequence ATGAGCCTTCGCGTCGCGGTTGCCGCGCCGTTCATCCAGAACGGAACCCGCCGACTCAAGGAAAACGAGTTCGTCGTCGCCCTCTCGCTCGACCGGGACTGGTTCTCCCCCGATCAGTCCAAACGGTTGATCGACGTTGCAACTCGGGACGGACTGCTGGAGCGCAACGGCGACGGTCTCACCGTCACGTTCGATCCCGCCAGTGTGACTGTGCCAGAGGAGTTCGTCCCGGACGAAGACCTCTTACAGGAACGCTCCGCGTTCGAACGCGTCCTCGATTCGCTGGTCGCCGACGGGATGGAAAAACACGAAGCCGTCGGCGCGATCAACACCCTCCAGCAGGACCTGGGTTTGACAATCGAGGCCGCCGCGGTCGTCTACGCTCGCCGCGAGGGCCTCGCGATCGACGACCTCGCACCGATCGCTCGTGAGGCGATCCTCGAAGCCGAAGACGGTTAA
- a CDS encoding HalOD1 output domain-containing protein: MSEKVTSPPSTSGYTQIGERTVRKVAASVGTSATALPPLYGEIDPDALERLFGGREDNPGRLEFRYVNHHVVVRSNGTITVSPIDDLEPADPDGTVLAWGGDRPLCLSIVEAVAATTDDEPTAMEPLYDVVDPEALEDIVSQAPPQNGGTIAAQFQYSGCVVSVAATGSIHIDVACETLYN, from the coding sequence ATGTCTGAAAAAGTTACGAGCCCGCCGTCCACATCGGGATACACACAGATCGGCGAGCGGACGGTGAGAAAAGTAGCTGCTTCCGTTGGCACGTCCGCTACAGCGCTTCCACCCCTGTACGGGGAAATCGACCCTGACGCATTGGAGCGACTCTTCGGTGGTCGAGAGGACAATCCCGGCCGACTCGAGTTCAGGTACGTAAACCACCACGTCGTCGTCCGCAGTAACGGAACGATAACCGTCTCGCCGATCGACGATTTGGAACCTGCCGATCCCGACGGTACCGTTCTCGCGTGGGGGGGCGACCGTCCGTTGTGCCTATCGATCGTCGAGGCAGTAGCCGCCACGACGGACGACGAACCGACGGCTATGGAGCCGCTATACGATGTCGTTGACCCCGAGGCGCTCGAAGACATAGTAAGTCAGGCCCCGCCACAGAACGGCGGGACGATAGCTGCCCAGTTTCAGTACTCCGGCTGTGTAGTGTCCGTGGCTGCGACGGGGTCGATCCACATAGATGTAGCGTGTGAAACGCTCTACAACTGA
- a CDS encoding PAS domain S-box protein yields the protein MNENTRHATETGYKALIEELNGGIFEIRNDEFSYVNQRFADMFGYSQAELVGTSPLVVLAEQGQQALRENMDALARGTDESLPTEHRGVRKDGSEIIVKAYGTIITETPDRVFLGFVEDITEEKRREHRFESIFNNTFQFSGLLEPDGTVLEANETALYFGGLDREDVVGKPLEETYWVQSSETARETVREAIDRGRDGEQFRDEIRVQGEDQELVIDFSIRPIIDENGTVTRLVAEGHDITTRKERERERQTIIDRMTDAVVEVDEDWRFTLVDDRAEEIYEMDEANLLGKHFWDVFDEGLGTRWEEVYHEVMETREPATIEEYFAQLKRWFHVEVYPEPDGGLAFYFQDISDRKRHEERIAGLNDTLSRCMEVESKQEICDILTEATQERLHLPLAAIALIGEQGTLRPVAQSDAARTDLNVSDFLDQEDGTAWDVFTSGEPTVVDNPSPYLDDTETSAELIVHPLGRHGVLIAGSSSLDVEFVQTVAEDVRRTFDRIDREKSLQNRDELLEEQNESLNRLNRINNVVRSIDQVLVSASNRTEIEQAVCEKLTAGDTYTFAWIGEYDSATNEVDPRESGGHQQGFLESLSFAGARSESEGPAETAVHKREPVIESDLLTDPPHEAWREKALRRGYRSAISIPLTYRDSLYGVLTVYSDQPELFDGIERQVLIELGETVGHAINAVESKQALVSDTVVKLEFTIDFSGHPLKEFVDQEPGREYRLENIVPAGEGQYRVYYRIEGASPETYLKFVDRQVAVQNSQLISSDDSSHLFESIITDESFQFWLLDRGAVPRSFTMTQDGGRLRVELSGDNDIREFVDLLQREYPSTELVASRERERSDRSEDVFATAVEERLTARQREVLQTAYFSGYFETPRKRTGTEIADALDVSGPTVSNHLRASLRKLLGLLYDDEESPQ from the coding sequence ATGAATGAAAACACACGCCACGCGACGGAGACGGGTTACAAAGCTCTCATAGAGGAGCTCAACGGCGGAATCTTCGAAATCCGGAACGATGAGTTTTCCTACGTTAACCAACGGTTTGCCGACATGTTCGGCTACTCTCAGGCGGAACTAGTCGGAACGTCACCGCTCGTTGTTCTCGCCGAGCAAGGCCAGCAGGCGCTACGAGAAAATATGGACGCGCTCGCACGAGGGACAGACGAGAGCCTTCCGACGGAACACAGAGGGGTGCGGAAAGATGGAAGCGAAATCATCGTCAAAGCGTACGGTACCATCATTACCGAAACACCAGACCGGGTCTTTCTCGGGTTCGTCGAAGATATCACGGAAGAAAAGCGGCGCGAACATCGCTTCGAATCGATTTTCAATAACACGTTCCAGTTTTCGGGGCTCCTCGAACCGGACGGAACCGTTCTCGAGGCAAACGAGACGGCGCTTTATTTCGGCGGGCTCGACCGGGAAGACGTCGTCGGAAAGCCACTCGAGGAAACGTACTGGGTGCAGTCGTCCGAGACGGCCCGAGAGACGGTTCGGGAGGCGATCGACCGCGGACGAGACGGCGAGCAGTTCCGCGACGAAATACGCGTCCAGGGTGAGGACCAGGAACTCGTCATCGATTTCTCGATACGGCCGATCATCGACGAGAACGGGACGGTAACGCGATTGGTCGCTGAAGGACACGACATCACGACCCGAAAAGAACGCGAGCGCGAACGCCAGACGATCATCGATCGGATGACGGACGCGGTCGTCGAAGTGGACGAGGACTGGCGCTTTACGCTGGTCGACGACCGAGCCGAAGAGATTTACGAAATGGACGAAGCGAACCTGCTGGGAAAGCACTTCTGGGACGTGTTCGACGAGGGACTCGGAACGCGCTGGGAGGAGGTGTACCACGAGGTGATGGAAACGCGCGAACCGGCGACTATCGAGGAGTACTTTGCCCAACTCAAGAGGTGGTTCCACGTCGAAGTCTACCCCGAACCTGACGGCGGCCTAGCGTTTTACTTCCAGGATATCTCCGACCGCAAGCGCCACGAGGAACGGATCGCCGGCCTGAACGACACTCTCTCCCGGTGTATGGAGGTCGAGTCGAAACAGGAGATCTGTGATATCCTCACCGAAGCGACACAGGAACGTCTCCACCTCCCTCTCGCGGCCATCGCGCTCATCGGAGAGCAAGGGACACTCCGCCCAGTCGCGCAATCTGACGCAGCGCGAACCGACCTGAACGTCTCCGACTTCCTCGATCAGGAAGATGGGACCGCCTGGGACGTGTTTACGAGCGGCGAGCCGACGGTTGTCGACAATCCCTCACCCTACCTGGACGACACCGAGACGAGTGCCGAACTGATCGTCCATCCCCTGGGTCGACACGGAGTGCTCATCGCGGGTTCGTCGTCGCTCGATGTGGAGTTCGTACAGACCGTTGCGGAGGACGTTCGACGAACGTTCGACCGCATCGACCGCGAGAAGAGCCTCCAGAATCGGGACGAACTCCTCGAGGAACAGAACGAATCGCTCAACCGGTTGAACCGGATCAACAACGTGGTCAGGAGTATCGACCAGGTTCTCGTTTCAGCCTCGAATCGAACCGAGATCGAACAGGCGGTGTGCGAGAAGCTCACGGCGGGAGATACGTACACCTTCGCCTGGATCGGCGAATACGACTCGGCCACGAACGAAGTCGATCCCCGGGAGTCGGGGGGACACCAACAGGGATTTCTGGAATCGCTCTCGTTCGCTGGGGCTCGTAGTGAATCCGAGGGGCCAGCGGAAACGGCGGTGCACAAACGGGAGCCGGTCATCGAAAGCGATCTCCTCACCGATCCACCGCACGAAGCGTGGCGGGAGAAAGCCCTCCGAAGAGGCTATCGGTCCGCGATTTCGATTCCACTCACCTATCGGGACAGTCTCTACGGCGTCCTCACGGTGTATTCCGATCAGCCGGAACTCTTCGACGGTATCGAACGACAGGTTCTCATCGAACTCGGCGAAACGGTCGGCCACGCCATCAACGCGGTCGAGAGCAAACAGGCGCTGGTGAGCGATACCGTCGTCAAACTCGAATTTACGATCGACTTCTCGGGCCATCCGTTGAAGGAATTCGTCGACCAGGAACCTGGTCGCGAGTATCGCCTCGAGAACATCGTGCCCGCCGGTGAAGGCCAGTACCGGGTGTACTATCGGATCGAGGGAGCATCGCCCGAAACGTATCTGAAGTTCGTCGACCGCCAGGTCGCCGTACAGAACAGCCAATTGATTTCGTCTGATGACAGTTCACACCTGTTCGAGAGTATAATTACCGACGAAAGCTTCCAGTTCTGGCTTCTCGACCGAGGCGCAGTACCGCGATCGTTTACGATGACGCAAGACGGGGGACGGCTTCGCGTCGAGCTGTCGGGCGACAACGATATCCGGGAGTTCGTCGACCTCTTGCAGCGGGAGTATCCGTCGACGGAGTTAGTCGCCAGCCGTGAACGTGAACGATCGGACCGATCCGAGGATGTGTTCGCGACGGCCGTCGAGGAACGGTTGACGGCTCGCCAGCGCGAAGTTCTGCAGACAGCCTACTTCAGCGGGTATTTCGAGACGCCGCGCAAGCGAACGGGGACGGAGATAGCCGACGCACTCGACGTCTCCGGACCAACGGTCAGCAATCATCTCCGTGCCAGTCTCCGGAAACTGCTCGGTCTCCTCTACGACGATGAGGAGAGCCCGCAGTAA
- a CDS encoding HAD family hydrolase, with amino-acid sequence MPRAVVFDLDYTLAVPRRDRATILEEVTAATGAPALTREEYLAAHRRNLTTETREPIFEDLLGQSDVDPAAVARVYRETIADDLEPLPGVEAMLSDLRDEYRVGLLTNGPIRAQRDKLETLGWEDAFDAALVTGELEAGKPDPRAFEAVVDELDVPLAEAVYVGDEVEADIRGATEAGMAAIQVLLETGPEPDPRAVAHVEQSAVATAVPNVATELETQCGRVGRAFRKSR; translated from the coding sequence ATGCCACGGGCGGTCGTCTTTGACCTCGATTACACGCTGGCGGTTCCTCGACGCGACCGGGCGACCATCCTCGAGGAGGTCACGGCCGCCACGGGAGCGCCGGCGCTTACCCGCGAGGAGTATCTCGCCGCCCATCGCCGGAACCTCACGACCGAAACGCGCGAGCCGATCTTCGAAGATCTACTCGGTCAAAGCGACGTCGATCCGGCAGCCGTTGCGAGGGTCTACCGCGAGACGATCGCCGACGACCTCGAGCCGTTACCGGGCGTAGAAGCCATGCTTTCGGATCTTCGCGACGAGTATCGGGTCGGTTTGCTGACGAACGGTCCGATCCGCGCCCAGCGCGACAAACTCGAAACCCTGGGCTGGGAGGACGCCTTCGATGCCGCACTGGTCACCGGGGAACTCGAAGCCGGAAAACCAGACCCTCGCGCGTTCGAAGCAGTCGTAGACGAACTGGACGTCCCACTTGCCGAGGCGGTTTACGTCGGTGACGAGGTCGAAGCGGACATTCGGGGTGCGACTGAGGCAGGGATGGCTGCGATTCAGGTGCTGCTCGAAACCGGCCCTGAACCCGACCCTCGTGCCGTCGCTCACGTCGAGCAGAGCGCGGTCGCGACTGCGGTGCCGAACGTTGCCACCGAACTCGAGACGCAGTGCGGGCGAGTTGGCCGCGCATTTCGGAAGAGCCGCTGA
- a CDS encoding methylglyoxal synthase, with translation MTRIALIAHDETKPELIEFARTHETQLQEYDLIATGTTGKRLLEGTDLEVERKESGPLGGDLMIGAEVAAGELDGIVFLRDPLRAQPHEPDISALLRICDVHDTAIATNLASASFLIEGLAE, from the coding sequence ATGACGCGCATCGCGCTGATCGCCCACGACGAAACGAAGCCGGAGCTCATCGAATTCGCACGGACCCACGAAACGCAACTGCAGGAGTACGATCTGATCGCGACCGGTACCACGGGCAAACGGCTGCTCGAAGGGACGGACCTCGAGGTCGAACGGAAGGAGTCGGGACCGCTCGGCGGGGATCTGATGATCGGCGCGGAGGTCGCGGCGGGCGAACTCGACGGCATCGTGTTCCTTCGGGACCCACTCCGGGCCCAGCCTCACGAGCCCGACATTTCGGCTCTGTTGCGGATCTGTGACGTTCACGACACCGCGATCGCGACGAACCTCGCCTCCGCGTCGTTTCTCATCGAGGGGCTGGCGGAGTAG